A window from Symphalangus syndactylus isolate Jambi chromosome 22, NHGRI_mSymSyn1-v2.1_pri, whole genome shotgun sequence encodes these proteins:
- the LOC129472256 gene encoding NUT family member 2F-like isoform X4 — protein MASNGAYPVLGPGVTVNPGASLSVFTALPFATPAPGPAHGPPLVTAAVPPGGPLVLSAFPSTPLVTGQDGRGPSGARASNVFVQLRTEVGPVTAPQAQTLILTQAPLVWQAPGAISGGVMCPPPLLLAAAPGVPVTSAQVVGGTRACERGSSQGLPLPPPPPAAQVAPIVSPGNSGPWPQGAHGQGSLAPSQAKAPPDDSCNTKSVYDNFRLWQHYKPLARRHLPQSPDTEALSCFLIPVLRSLARRKPTMTLEEGLWWAMREWQHTSNFDRMKFYEIAEKFLEFEAEEEMQIRKLQWMKGPQCPPPPALLRLEPQGPPAPEVIKQPEYLPSKAGPKAPTACLPPSRPPRPVETKAHLPPPRPQRPAETKAHLPPPRLQRPVDTKVPEEIPPEVVQEYVDIMEELLGSHLGATGEPEGQWEKGKVEQPQEEDGMTSDPGLLSYTDKLCSQEDFVTKVEAVIHCQFLEELLSPDPEMDLLALSQELEQEEELTLAQGAPSDALGTDRC, from the exons ATGGCTTCAAATGGAG CATACCCAGTGCTGGGACCAGGCGTGACCGTGAACCCTGGCGCCTCCCTGTCTGTGTTCACTGCTCTGCCCTTCGCCACACCCGCTCCCGGCCCAGCACACGGGCCACCCCTCGTGACTGCAGCGGTTCCTCCAGGCGGCCCTCTGGTgctgtctgccttccccagcacaCCTCTGGTGACAGGACAGGATGGCCGAGGCCCGAGTGGGGCCAGGGCTTCCAACGTCTTTGTCCAGTTGAGGACAGAAGTGGGGCCTGTGACGGCCCCTCAGGCACAGACCTTGATCCTAACTCAGGCCCCCCTCGTCTGGCAGGCTCCAGGTGCCATCTCTGGAGGTGTCATGTGTCCACCTCCTCTACTCCTGGCAGCTGCTCCTGGGGTGCCCGTTACATCTGCCCAGGTGGTTGGGGGCACCCGGGCCTGTGAGAGAGGCTCGTCCCAGGGCCTTCctcttccaccaccaccaccggcTGCCCAGGTGGCCCCCATTGTGTCCCCAGGGAATTCTGGGCCATGGCCACAAGGGGCTCATGGACAGGGCAGCCTGGCTCCCTCCCAGGCCAAGGCCCCACCTGACGACTCCTGTAACACCAAGAGTGTCTATGATAATTTCCGACTTTGGCAGCACTACAAGCCCCTGGCCCGGAGGCACCTTCCCCAGAGTCCTGACACTGAAGCGCTTTCCTGCTTCCTCAT CCCAGTTCTCCGATCCCTGGCCCGGCGGAAGCCCACCATGACCCTGGAGGAGGGACTGTGGTGGGCCATGCGGGAATGGCAGCACACCAGCAACTTTGACCGGATGAAATTCTACGAGATTGCGGAAAA GTTcttggagtttgaggctgaggaggagatgCAGATCCGGAAGTTGCAGTGGATGAAGGGGCCCCAGTGCCCACCTCCTCCAGCCCTGCTGAGGCTTGAACCTCAAGGACCCCCAGCCCCTGAGGTGATCAAGCAACCAG aGTATCTTCCCAGCAAGGCTGGCCCCAAGGCCCCGACTgcctgcctgccaccatccaggcCCCCGAGGCCAGTGGAGACCAAGGCCCACCTGCCACCACCCAG GCCCCAGAGGCCAGCGGAGACCAAGGCCCACCTGCCACCACCCAGGCTCCAGAGGCCAGTGGACACCAAGGTCCCTGAGGAGATCCCCCCTGAAGTGGTGCAGGAGTATGTGGACATCATGGAGGAGCTGCTGGGGTCTCACCTTGGGGCCACAGGGGAGCCTGAGGGACAATGGGAAAAGGGCAAAGTCGAGCAGCCGCAGGAAGAGGACGGGATGACCTCAGACCCCGGCCTCCTGAGCTACACTGACAAGCTGTGTTCCCAGGAAGACTTTGTCACTAAG GTGGAGGCCGTCATTCACTGCCAATTCCTGGAAGAATTACTTTCCCCAGACCCAGAGATGGATTTATTGGCCCTAAGCCaggagctggagcaggaggaagaactCACCCTCGCCCAG GGGGCCCCTTCAGATGCTCTGGGGACTGACAGATGCTGA
- the LOC129472256 gene encoding NUT family member 2G-like isoform X3, which translates to MASNGAYPVLGPGVTVNPGASLSVFTALPFATPAPGPAHGPPLVTAAVPPGGPLVLSAFPSTPLVTGQDGRGPSGARASNVFVQLRTEVGPVTAPQAQTLILTQAPLVWQAPGAISGGVMCPPPLLLAAAPGVPVTSAQVVGGTRACERGSSQGLPLPPPPPAAQVAPIVSPGNSGPWPQGAHGQGSLAPSQAKAPPDDSCNTKSVYDNFRLWQHYKPLARRHLPQSPDTEALSCFLIPVLRSLARRKPTMTLEEGLWWAMREWQHTSNFDRMKFYEIAEKFLEFEAEEEMQIRKLQWMKGPQCPPPPALLRLEPQGPPAPEVIKQPEYLPSKAGPKAPTACLPPSRPQRPAETKAHLPPPRLQRPVDTKVPEEIPPEVVQEYVDIMEELLGSHLGATGEPEGQWEKGKVEQPQEEDGMTSDPGLLSYTDKLCSQEDFVTKVEAVIHCQFLEELLSPDPEMDLLALSQELEQEEELTLAQGAPSDALGTDRC; encoded by the exons ATGGCTTCAAATGGAG CATACCCAGTGCTGGGACCAGGCGTGACCGTGAACCCTGGCGCCTCCCTGTCTGTGTTCACTGCTCTGCCCTTCGCCACACCCGCTCCCGGCCCAGCACACGGGCCACCCCTCGTGACTGCAGCGGTTCCTCCAGGCGGCCCTCTGGTgctgtctgccttccccagcacaCCTCTGGTGACAGGACAGGATGGCCGAGGCCCGAGTGGGGCCAGGGCTTCCAACGTCTTTGTCCAGTTGAGGACAGAAGTGGGGCCTGTGACGGCCCCTCAGGCACAGACCTTGATCCTAACTCAGGCCCCCCTCGTCTGGCAGGCTCCAGGTGCCATCTCTGGAGGTGTCATGTGTCCACCTCCTCTACTCCTGGCAGCTGCTCCTGGGGTGCCCGTTACATCTGCCCAGGTGGTTGGGGGCACCCGGGCCTGTGAGAGAGGCTCGTCCCAGGGCCTTCctcttccaccaccaccaccggcTGCCCAGGTGGCCCCCATTGTGTCCCCAGGGAATTCTGGGCCATGGCCACAAGGGGCTCATGGACAGGGCAGCCTGGCTCCCTCCCAGGCCAAGGCCCCACCTGACGACTCCTGTAACACCAAGAGTGTCTATGATAATTTCCGACTTTGGCAGCACTACAAGCCCCTGGCCCGGAGGCACCTTCCCCAGAGTCCTGACACTGAAGCGCTTTCCTGCTTCCTCAT CCCAGTTCTCCGATCCCTGGCCCGGCGGAAGCCCACCATGACCCTGGAGGAGGGACTGTGGTGGGCCATGCGGGAATGGCAGCACACCAGCAACTTTGACCGGATGAAATTCTACGAGATTGCGGAAAA GTTcttggagtttgaggctgaggaggagatgCAGATCCGGAAGTTGCAGTGGATGAAGGGGCCCCAGTGCCCACCTCCTCCAGCCCTGCTGAGGCTTGAACCTCAAGGACCCCCAGCCCCTGAGGTGATCAAGCAACCAG aGTATCTTCCCAGCAAGGCTGGCCCCAAGGCCCCGACTgcctgcctgccaccatccag GCCCCAGAGGCCAGCGGAGACCAAGGCCCACCTGCCACCACCCAGGCTCCAGAGGCCAGTGGACACCAAGGTCCCTGAGGAGATCCCCCCTGAAGTGGTGCAGGAGTATGTGGACATCATGGAGGAGCTGCTGGGGTCTCACCTTGGGGCCACAGGGGAGCCTGAGGGACAATGGGAAAAGGGCAAAGTCGAGCAGCCGCAGGAAGAGGACGGGATGACCTCAGACCCCGGCCTCCTGAGCTACACTGACAAGCTGTGTTCCCAGGAAGACTTTGTCACTAAG GTGGAGGCCGTCATTCACTGCCAATTCCTGGAAGAATTACTTTCCCCAGACCCAGAGATGGATTTATTGGCCCTAAGCCaggagctggagcaggaggaagaactCACCCTCGCCCAG GGGGCCCCTTCAGATGCTCTGGGGACTGACAGATGCTGA
- the LOC129472256 gene encoding NUT family member 2G-like isoform X2 gives MASNGAYPVLGPGVTVNPGASLSVFTALPFATPAPGPAHGPPLVTAAVPPGGPLVLSAFPSTPLVTGQDGRGPSGARASNVFVQLRTEVGPVTAPQAQTLILTQAPLVWQAPGAISGGVMCPPPLLLAAAPGVPVTSAQVVGGTRACERGSSQGLPLPPPPPAAQVAPIVSPGNSGPWPQGAHGQGSLAPSQAKAPPDDSCNTKSVYDNFRLWQHYKPLARRHLPQSPDTEALSCFLIPVLRSLARRKPTMTLEEGLWWAMREWQHTSNFDRMKFYEIAEKFLEFEAEEEMQIRKLQWMKGPQCPPPPALLRLEPQGPPAPEVIKQPEYLPSKAGPKAPTACLPPSRPQRPAETKAHLPPPRLQRPVDTKVPEEIPPEVVQEYVDIMEELLGSHLGATGEPEGQWEKGKVEQPQEEDGMTSDPGLLSYTDKLCSQEDFVTKVEAVIHCQFLEELLSPDPEMDLLALSQELEQEEELTLAQLVEKRLLSLNEKWHVRAAPRHGTARMDSSPKFSAGQGAARDIPDPQQRVSVETSSPQTAARDPQGQGRVSTGMARSKDPAVLCGCQDSPGLRAAGTTSPPQDHRPTCPGLGTNDTLDLPGASPVRESHGLAKGSSEEREIPGMVYVVGSHHRLRPWRLSQSPVPSSGLLSPGGRGPQGALSQSQKRKGDPLVSRRKKKRHCRQ, from the exons ATGGCTTCAAATGGAG CATACCCAGTGCTGGGACCAGGCGTGACCGTGAACCCTGGCGCCTCCCTGTCTGTGTTCACTGCTCTGCCCTTCGCCACACCCGCTCCCGGCCCAGCACACGGGCCACCCCTCGTGACTGCAGCGGTTCCTCCAGGCGGCCCTCTGGTgctgtctgccttccccagcacaCCTCTGGTGACAGGACAGGATGGCCGAGGCCCGAGTGGGGCCAGGGCTTCCAACGTCTTTGTCCAGTTGAGGACAGAAGTGGGGCCTGTGACGGCCCCTCAGGCACAGACCTTGATCCTAACTCAGGCCCCCCTCGTCTGGCAGGCTCCAGGTGCCATCTCTGGAGGTGTCATGTGTCCACCTCCTCTACTCCTGGCAGCTGCTCCTGGGGTGCCCGTTACATCTGCCCAGGTGGTTGGGGGCACCCGGGCCTGTGAGAGAGGCTCGTCCCAGGGCCTTCctcttccaccaccaccaccggcTGCCCAGGTGGCCCCCATTGTGTCCCCAGGGAATTCTGGGCCATGGCCACAAGGGGCTCATGGACAGGGCAGCCTGGCTCCCTCCCAGGCCAAGGCCCCACCTGACGACTCCTGTAACACCAAGAGTGTCTATGATAATTTCCGACTTTGGCAGCACTACAAGCCCCTGGCCCGGAGGCACCTTCCCCAGAGTCCTGACACTGAAGCGCTTTCCTGCTTCCTCAT CCCAGTTCTCCGATCCCTGGCCCGGCGGAAGCCCACCATGACCCTGGAGGAGGGACTGTGGTGGGCCATGCGGGAATGGCAGCACACCAGCAACTTTGACCGGATGAAATTCTACGAGATTGCGGAAAA GTTcttggagtttgaggctgaggaggagatgCAGATCCGGAAGTTGCAGTGGATGAAGGGGCCCCAGTGCCCACCTCCTCCAGCCCTGCTGAGGCTTGAACCTCAAGGACCCCCAGCCCCTGAGGTGATCAAGCAACCAG aGTATCTTCCCAGCAAGGCTGGCCCCAAGGCCCCGACTgcctgcctgccaccatccag GCCCCAGAGGCCAGCGGAGACCAAGGCCCACCTGCCACCACCCAGGCTCCAGAGGCCAGTGGACACCAAGGTCCCTGAGGAGATCCCCCCTGAAGTGGTGCAGGAGTATGTGGACATCATGGAGGAGCTGCTGGGGTCTCACCTTGGGGCCACAGGGGAGCCTGAGGGACAATGGGAAAAGGGCAAAGTCGAGCAGCCGCAGGAAGAGGACGGGATGACCTCAGACCCCGGCCTCCTGAGCTACACTGACAAGCTGTGTTCCCAGGAAGACTTTGTCACTAAG GTGGAGGCCGTCATTCACTGCCAATTCCTGGAAGAATTACTTTCCCCAGACCCAGAGATGGATTTATTGGCCCTAAGCCaggagctggagcaggaggaagaactCACCCTCGCCCAG CTAGTGGAGAAGCGCCTCCTCTCCTTGAATGAGAAATGGCATGTGAGGGCAGCCCCTAGACATGGCACGGCCCGGATGGACTCAAGTCCTAAGTTTTCAGCTGGCCAAGGAGCAGCGAGAGACATCCCTGACCCCCAACAAAGGGTCAGCGTGGAAACTTCCTCACCACAGACGGCTGCCCGGGATCCTCAGGGACAGGGCAGAGTGAGCACTGGCATGGCCCGGTCCAAAGACCCTGCTGTGCTTTGCGGTTGTCAGGATTCCCCCGGGCTGAGAGCTGCTGGGACAACCTCTCCTCCCCAGGACCACAgacccacctgccctggcctgggGACCAACGACACCTTGGATCTCCCTGGAGCATCTCCTGTCAGGGAGTCACACGGGCTGGCTAAGGGGTCAAGCGAGGAGAGGGAAATCCCTGGCATGGTCTATGTCGTGGGTTCCCACCATAGGCTGCGGCCCTGGAGGCTGTCCCAGAGCCCTGTCCCTTCCTCGGGCCTTCTCAGCCCAGGAGGGCGAGGACCCCAGGGAGCCCTTtcacagtctcaaaaaagaaagggtGACCCCTTGGTCTCTAGGAGGAAGAAGAAGCGGCACTGTAGACAGTAG
- the LOC129472256 gene encoding NUT family member 2F-like isoform X1, translating to MASNGAYPVLGPGVTVNPGASLSVFTALPFATPAPGPAHGPPLVTAAVPPGGPLVLSAFPSTPLVTGQDGRGPSGARASNVFVQLRTEVGPVTAPQAQTLILTQAPLVWQAPGAISGGVMCPPPLLLAAAPGVPVTSAQVVGGTRACERGSSQGLPLPPPPPAAQVAPIVSPGNSGPWPQGAHGQGSLAPSQAKAPPDDSCNTKSVYDNFRLWQHYKPLARRHLPQSPDTEALSCFLIPVLRSLARRKPTMTLEEGLWWAMREWQHTSNFDRMKFYEIAEKFLEFEAEEEMQIRKLQWMKGPQCPPPPALLRLEPQGPPAPEVIKQPEYLPSKAGPKAPTACLPPSRPPRPVETKAHLPPPRPQRPAETKAHLPPPRLQRPVDTKVPEEIPPEVVQEYVDIMEELLGSHLGATGEPEGQWEKGKVEQPQEEDGMTSDPGLLSYTDKLCSQEDFVTKVEAVIHCQFLEELLSPDPEMDLLALSQELEQEEELTLAQLVEKRLLSLNEKWHVRAAPRHGTARMDSSPKFSAGQGAARDIPDPQQRVSVETSSPQTAARDPQGQGRVSTGMARSKDPAVLCGCQDSPGLRAAGTTSPPQDHRPTCPGLGTNDTLDLPGASPVRESHGLAKGSSEEREIPGMVYVVGSHHRLRPWRLSQSPVPSSGLLSPGGRGPQGALSQSQKRKGDPLVSRRKKKRHCRQ from the exons ATGGCTTCAAATGGAG CATACCCAGTGCTGGGACCAGGCGTGACCGTGAACCCTGGCGCCTCCCTGTCTGTGTTCACTGCTCTGCCCTTCGCCACACCCGCTCCCGGCCCAGCACACGGGCCACCCCTCGTGACTGCAGCGGTTCCTCCAGGCGGCCCTCTGGTgctgtctgccttccccagcacaCCTCTGGTGACAGGACAGGATGGCCGAGGCCCGAGTGGGGCCAGGGCTTCCAACGTCTTTGTCCAGTTGAGGACAGAAGTGGGGCCTGTGACGGCCCCTCAGGCACAGACCTTGATCCTAACTCAGGCCCCCCTCGTCTGGCAGGCTCCAGGTGCCATCTCTGGAGGTGTCATGTGTCCACCTCCTCTACTCCTGGCAGCTGCTCCTGGGGTGCCCGTTACATCTGCCCAGGTGGTTGGGGGCACCCGGGCCTGTGAGAGAGGCTCGTCCCAGGGCCTTCctcttccaccaccaccaccggcTGCCCAGGTGGCCCCCATTGTGTCCCCAGGGAATTCTGGGCCATGGCCACAAGGGGCTCATGGACAGGGCAGCCTGGCTCCCTCCCAGGCCAAGGCCCCACCTGACGACTCCTGTAACACCAAGAGTGTCTATGATAATTTCCGACTTTGGCAGCACTACAAGCCCCTGGCCCGGAGGCACCTTCCCCAGAGTCCTGACACTGAAGCGCTTTCCTGCTTCCTCAT CCCAGTTCTCCGATCCCTGGCCCGGCGGAAGCCCACCATGACCCTGGAGGAGGGACTGTGGTGGGCCATGCGGGAATGGCAGCACACCAGCAACTTTGACCGGATGAAATTCTACGAGATTGCGGAAAA GTTcttggagtttgaggctgaggaggagatgCAGATCCGGAAGTTGCAGTGGATGAAGGGGCCCCAGTGCCCACCTCCTCCAGCCCTGCTGAGGCTTGAACCTCAAGGACCCCCAGCCCCTGAGGTGATCAAGCAACCAG aGTATCTTCCCAGCAAGGCTGGCCCCAAGGCCCCGACTgcctgcctgccaccatccaggcCCCCGAGGCCAGTGGAGACCAAGGCCCACCTGCCACCACCCAG GCCCCAGAGGCCAGCGGAGACCAAGGCCCACCTGCCACCACCCAGGCTCCAGAGGCCAGTGGACACCAAGGTCCCTGAGGAGATCCCCCCTGAAGTGGTGCAGGAGTATGTGGACATCATGGAGGAGCTGCTGGGGTCTCACCTTGGGGCCACAGGGGAGCCTGAGGGACAATGGGAAAAGGGCAAAGTCGAGCAGCCGCAGGAAGAGGACGGGATGACCTCAGACCCCGGCCTCCTGAGCTACACTGACAAGCTGTGTTCCCAGGAAGACTTTGTCACTAAG GTGGAGGCCGTCATTCACTGCCAATTCCTGGAAGAATTACTTTCCCCAGACCCAGAGATGGATTTATTGGCCCTAAGCCaggagctggagcaggaggaagaactCACCCTCGCCCAG CTAGTGGAGAAGCGCCTCCTCTCCTTGAATGAGAAATGGCATGTGAGGGCAGCCCCTAGACATGGCACGGCCCGGATGGACTCAAGTCCTAAGTTTTCAGCTGGCCAAGGAGCAGCGAGAGACATCCCTGACCCCCAACAAAGGGTCAGCGTGGAAACTTCCTCACCACAGACGGCTGCCCGGGATCCTCAGGGACAGGGCAGAGTGAGCACTGGCATGGCCCGGTCCAAAGACCCTGCTGTGCTTTGCGGTTGTCAGGATTCCCCCGGGCTGAGAGCTGCTGGGACAACCTCTCCTCCCCAGGACCACAgacccacctgccctggcctgggGACCAACGACACCTTGGATCTCCCTGGAGCATCTCCTGTCAGGGAGTCACACGGGCTGGCTAAGGGGTCAAGCGAGGAGAGGGAAATCCCTGGCATGGTCTATGTCGTGGGTTCCCACCATAGGCTGCGGCCCTGGAGGCTGTCCCAGAGCCCTGTCCCTTCCTCGGGCCTTCTCAGCCCAGGAGGGCGAGGACCCCAGGGAGCCCTTtcacagtctcaaaaaagaaagggtGACCCCTTGGTCTCTAGGAGGAAGAAGAAGCGGCACTGTAGACAGTAG